A stretch of Ferribacterium limneticum DNA encodes these proteins:
- a CDS encoding 2-oxoglutarate dehydrogenase E1 component yields the protein MPMTTMNQLFDSTMFFGGNAPFVEELYENYLNDPTSVPAEWRDYFDRLAQMPGAVARDVAHAPVVAAFAELGKDGGFRPAPIATGGDNKKQSAVGQLVTAYRSMGTRWAELDPLKRLPRPKIDELEPSFYGFTDGDLNQTFSVGSLKGLPESATLGDILQTLKQTYCGTVGVEYMYMSDYNEKRWLQERLETIRSRPTYSAEQKKRLLERLTAAETLERYLHTKYVGQKRFSLEGGESLIVSMDEAIRAGGKLGIDEVVIGMAHRGRLNVLVNTLGKAPSMLFAEFEGKKKSDLSAGDVKYHMGFSSDVSTPGGACHLTLAFNPSHLEIVNPVVEGSVYARQVRRGEEGKSKVLPVVVHGDSAVAGQGVNQEMLNFAQTRGYGTGGTLHIVVNNQIGFTTSDPRDYRSGHYCTDIFKMADAPIFHVNGDDPEAVALVTQLAIEFRQEFKKDVVIDIICFRKLGHNEQDEPMVTQPLMYKIISKHPGTRKVYGDKLIAEGVLPADGPDQMIKEYREHLDKGELLYNPVLAGYKHPNTIDWTPFLTKNYIETCDTTVPMKELKRLSKRLTSFPEGYTLHSRVKKIAEDRAAMGEGKLPVDWGMAENLAYASLLVSGYGVRISGEDVGRGTFFHRHAAFHDQNRTSWDEGTYYPLKNLQEKQAGFQCYDSVLSEEAVLAFDYGYASANPYELVLWEGQFGDFANGAQVVIDQFIASGEAKWGRACGLVMLLPHGYEGQGPEHSSARLERYMQACAEMNMEVCVPTTAAQVFHMLRRQGVRMQRKPLIVMTPKSLLRHKDAASSMEELANGEFKRVIGEIDDIDAKKVKRVVLCSGKVYYDLLAARREKKITDIALVRIEQLYPFPKESLHAELSKYPKATEIVWCQEEPRNQGAWYWFASRHHLDSELGVKQKLLLVSRPASSSPAVGYLAKHNEQQKALVESALGKIEY from the coding sequence ATGCCTATGACTACGATGAATCAATTGTTCGACAGCACGATGTTCTTTGGCGGCAATGCGCCGTTCGTTGAAGAGCTGTACGAAAATTACCTGAATGATCCGACTTCCGTGCCGGCTGAGTGGCGCGATTATTTTGACCGTCTCGCCCAAATGCCAGGTGCAGTTGCACGCGATGTCGCGCATGCGCCCGTCGTGGCTGCCTTTGCCGAACTAGGCAAGGATGGTGGTTTCCGCCCGGCACCAATAGCCACCGGTGGCGACAACAAAAAGCAGTCGGCGGTTGGCCAACTGGTTACGGCCTATCGTTCGATGGGCACGCGCTGGGCTGAGCTTGATCCGCTCAAGCGTTTACCGCGACCGAAGATTGACGAACTGGAGCCGTCTTTCTACGGCTTCACCGATGGTGACCTGAACCAGACCTTTAGCGTCGGTTCGTTGAAGGGACTGCCGGAATCGGCAACCCTCGGCGACATTCTGCAAACCCTGAAGCAGACCTACTGTGGCACTGTTGGCGTCGAGTACATGTACATGTCCGACTACAATGAAAAGCGCTGGTTGCAGGAGCGTCTGGAAACCATTCGTTCGCGTCCGACCTATAGTGCGGAGCAGAAAAAGCGTCTGCTAGAACGACTGACTGCCGCAGAAACCCTGGAGCGTTACCTGCATACCAAGTATGTTGGTCAGAAGCGTTTCTCGCTGGAAGGCGGCGAATCGCTCATCGTTTCCATGGATGAAGCCATTCGTGCTGGCGGCAAACTCGGCATCGACGAAGTGGTTATCGGTATGGCCCACCGTGGCCGTCTGAACGTGCTGGTTAACACGCTGGGCAAAGCGCCGTCCATGCTGTTCGCCGAATTCGAAGGCAAGAAGAAGAGCGATTTGTCCGCGGGTGACGTCAAGTACCACATGGGCTTCTCATCCGACGTGTCCACCCCGGGTGGAGCCTGTCACCTGACCTTGGCCTTCAATCCGTCACACCTTGAAATTGTTAACCCGGTCGTCGAGGGTTCGGTTTACGCCCGTCAGGTTCGTCGTGGCGAAGAGGGCAAGTCCAAGGTTCTGCCGGTGGTTGTGCATGGCGACTCCGCCGTTGCCGGCCAGGGTGTGAACCAGGAAATGCTCAATTTTGCTCAAACTCGTGGCTATGGTACGGGCGGCACGCTGCATATCGTGGTGAACAACCAGATTGGCTTTACGACCAGCGACCCGCGCGATTACCGCTCTGGCCATTACTGTACCGACATCTTCAAGATGGCCGATGCACCGATCTTCCACGTCAATGGCGATGATCCGGAAGCCGTGGCGCTGGTCACCCAGCTGGCTATCGAATTCCGTCAGGAATTCAAGAAGGATGTCGTGATCGACATCATCTGTTTCCGCAAGCTCGGCCACAACGAGCAGGACGAGCCGATGGTCACCCAGCCGCTGATGTACAAGATCATCAGCAAGCATCCGGGTACCCGCAAGGTTTATGGCGACAAGCTGATTGCCGAAGGTGTCTTGCCGGCTGACGGTCCGGATCAGATGATCAAGGAATACCGTGAGCATCTGGATAAGGGCGAACTGCTGTACAACCCGGTTCTTGCTGGCTACAAGCACCCGAATACCATCGACTGGACCCCGTTCCTGACCAAGAACTACATCGAAACCTGTGATACCACGGTGCCGATGAAGGAACTGAAGCGTCTGTCCAAGCGCCTGACCAGCTTCCCCGAAGGCTATACGCTGCATTCCCGCGTCAAGAAAATTGCGGAAGATCGTGCTGCGATGGGCGAGGGCAAGCTGCCGGTTGACTGGGGTATGGCCGAGAATCTGGCTTACGCCTCCTTGCTGGTTTCCGGCTACGGTGTTCGCATCTCCGGTGAAGACGTTGGTCGCGGTACCTTCTTCCACCGCCATGCCGCCTTCCATGACCAGAACCGCACCAGCTGGGATGAAGGTACTTACTATCCGCTAAAGAACCTTCAGGAAAAGCAGGCTGGCTTCCAGTGCTACGATTCCGTGCTGTCCGAAGAGGCCGTGCTGGCTTTCGACTACGGCTATGCATCGGCCAATCCGTATGAGTTGGTTCTCTGGGAAGGTCAGTTTGGCGACTTCGCCAACGGCGCCCAAGTGGTTATCGACCAGTTCATCGCCTCCGGTGAAGCCAAGTGGGGTCGTGCCTGCGGTCTGGTCATGCTGTTGCCGCATGGCTACGAAGGTCAAGGCCCTGAGCACTCTTCCGCCCGTCTTGAGCGCTACATGCAGGCTTGTGCCGAGATGAACATGGAAGTTTGTGTGCCGACTACCGCGGCTCAAGTCTTCCACATGCTGCGCCGTCAGGGCGTTCGCATGCAGCGCAAGCCGCTGATCGTGATGACGCCGAAGTCGTTGCTGCGCCACAAGGATGCAGCTTCCTCGATGGAAGAACTGGCCAATGGCGAGTTCAAGCGTGTCATTGGCGAAATCGACGATATCGATGCCAAGAAGGTCAAGCGTGTGGTCCTTTGCTCCGGCAAGGTCTACTACGACCTGCTGGCGGCTCGTCGTGAAAAGAAGATCACTGATATCGCTCTGGTTCGTATCGAGCAGTTGTATCCCTTCCCGAAGGAATCACTGCACGCCGAACTGTCCAAGTATCCGAAGGCAACCGAAATTGTCTGGTGTCAGGAAGAGCCGCGCAATCAGGGCGCCTGGTACTGGTTTGCTTCCCGTCACCATCTGGACAGCGAACTGGGCGTCAAGCAGAAACTGCTGCTGGTTTCCCGTCCGGCTTCCTCCTCGCCGGCCGTCGGTTACCTGGCCAAGCACAATGAGCAACAAAAGGCACTGGTCGAGTCCGCATTGGGCAAGATCGAGTACTAA
- the odhB gene encoding 2-oxoglutarate dehydrogenase complex dihydrolipoyllysine-residue succinyltransferase produces MSIIEVQVPQLSESVAEGTLASWKKKIGEAVARDEILIDIETDKVVLEVPSPAAGVLVEIIKADGETVVSGELIARIDTEAKAGATAPAAEAPKAAAPAAAPAAAAAAPAGTASPSARKILDEKGVAAADVAGSGRGGRVTKEDAVAAAPKSGPVAAPAAAKAALPTPPVSVSLGDRTEQRVPMTRLRARIAERLLQSQQTNAILTTFNEVNMGPMMALRKQYGEKFEKAHGVRLGFMGFFVKAACAALQKFPVLNASVDGNDIIYHGYIDIGIAVGSPRGLVVPIIRNADQLSIAEIEKKIAEFGAKAKDGKLTIEELTGGTFSISNGGIFGSMMSTPIINPPQSAILGIHATKDRAMVENGQVVVRPMNYLAMSYDHRIIDGREAVLGLVTMKEALEDPSRLLLGV; encoded by the coding sequence ATGAGCATTATTGAAGTCCAAGTTCCCCAGCTTTCCGAGTCCGTCGCCGAAGGCACGCTCGCTTCCTGGAAAAAGAAAATTGGCGAAGCCGTTGCTCGCGACGAAATCCTGATCGACATCGAAACTGACAAGGTCGTTCTTGAGGTTCCGTCCCCGGCTGCTGGCGTTCTGGTCGAGATCATCAAGGCTGACGGCGAAACCGTTGTCTCCGGTGAACTGATCGCCCGTATCGATACCGAAGCCAAGGCAGGCGCTACTGCGCCGGCTGCTGAGGCACCGAAGGCCGCTGCACCTGCTGCCGCTCCGGCCGCCGCTGCTGCTGCGCCGGCAGGTACGGCCAGCCCGTCCGCCCGCAAGATTCTCGACGAAAAGGGCGTTGCTGCCGCTGACGTCGCTGGTTCCGGTCGTGGTGGTCGTGTGACCAAGGAAGATGCTGTCGCCGCCGCCCCGAAGTCGGGTCCGGTTGCTGCACCGGCTGCCGCCAAGGCTGCCCTGCCGACCCCGCCGGTCAGCGTTTCCCTCGGTGATCGTACCGAACAGCGCGTGCCGATGACCCGTCTGCGCGCCCGGATCGCTGAGCGCCTGCTGCAGTCCCAGCAAACCAACGCCATTCTGACCACGTTCAACGAAGTGAACATGGGCCCGATGATGGCGCTGCGCAAGCAGTACGGCGAGAAGTTCGAGAAGGCCCACGGCGTGCGCCTCGGCTTCATGGGCTTCTTCGTCAAGGCTGCTTGTGCCGCTCTGCAGAAGTTCCCGGTCCTGAACGCTTCGGTTGATGGCAACGACATCATCTATCACGGCTATATCGATATCGGTATCGCTGTGGGTTCGCCGCGTGGCCTGGTCGTGCCGATCATCCGCAACGCTGACCAGTTGAGCATCGCTGAAATCGAGAAGAAGATTGCCGAATTTGGTGCCAAGGCCAAGGATGGCAAGCTGACTATCGAAGAACTGACCGGTGGCACCTTCTCCATTTCCAATGGCGGCATCTTCGGTTCCATGATGTCCACCCCGATCATCAACCCGCCGCAGTCTGCGATCCTCGGCATCCATGCCACCAAGGACCGGGCGATGGTTGAAAACGGTCAGGTCGTTGTGCGTCCGATGAACTATCTGGCCATGTCCTATGACCACCGTATCATCGACGGCCGCGAAGCCGTCCTCGGTCTGGTGACCATGAAGGAAGCGCTGGAAGATCCGTCCCGCCTGCTGCTCGGCGTCTAA
- the lpdA gene encoding dihydrolipoyl dehydrogenase, producing the protein MSQQFDVLVIGGGPGGYIAAIRASQLGFTAACAESNPYADPKGEPRLGGTCLNVGCIPSKALLHTSHLFEEANHSFEAQGIKVGKATIDVPTMKGRKDGVVNQLTSGIKMLLKKNKVTFLAGHGSFVGKEGDFWKVKVGAEEVLAKQVIVATGSKARHLPNLPVDQKIVMDNEGALNQESVPKKLAIIGAGVIGLEMGSVWRRVGAEVTILEAMPDFLAAADVDVAKEAQKLFTKQGLNIQMGVKIGDIKATKKSVSVAYTDKDGKDQKLDADRLIVSIGRVPNTDGLNGDAVGLKLDARGFVEVDGHCKTNLPGVWAIGDVVRGPMLAHKAHEEGVMVAELMAGQAGHCNFDTIPWVIYTSPEIAWVGKTEQQLKAEGVAYKAGKVPFLANGRALGMGDPSGFVKMLACKDTDRILGVHIIGANASEIIAEAVVAMEFGGASEDLARICHAHPTLSETVHEAALACDKRTLNF; encoded by the coding sequence ATGTCCCAGCAATTTGACGTGCTTGTTATCGGCGGCGGCCCTGGCGGCTACATCGCAGCCATTCGTGCTTCGCAACTTGGGTTTACGGCTGCTTGCGCCGAATCCAATCCGTATGCTGACCCGAAAGGTGAGCCGCGTCTCGGTGGTACCTGCCTGAATGTCGGCTGTATTCCGTCCAAGGCGCTGCTCCATACCTCGCACCTGTTCGAGGAAGCCAATCACAGCTTCGAAGCCCAGGGCATCAAGGTCGGCAAGGCCACCATCGACGTCCCGACCATGAAGGGTCGCAAGGATGGCGTGGTCAATCAACTGACTTCCGGCATCAAGATGCTGCTGAAGAAGAACAAGGTTACCTTCCTGGCCGGTCATGGTTCCTTCGTTGGCAAGGAAGGCGATTTCTGGAAGGTCAAGGTTGGTGCTGAAGAAGTGTTGGCCAAGCAGGTCATCGTCGCCACCGGCTCCAAGGCCCGTCACCTGCCGAATCTGCCGGTCGATCAGAAGATCGTCATGGACAATGAAGGTGCGCTGAACCAGGAATCCGTGCCGAAGAAGCTGGCCATCATCGGTGCCGGTGTTATCGGTCTGGAAATGGGCTCGGTCTGGCGTCGTGTCGGTGCCGAAGTCACCATCCTCGAAGCCATGCCGGACTTCCTGGCAGCGGCTGATGTTGATGTCGCCAAGGAAGCCCAGAAGCTGTTTACCAAGCAGGGTCTGAATATCCAGATGGGTGTCAAGATTGGCGACATCAAGGCGACCAAGAAGTCGGTTTCCGTCGCCTACACCGACAAGGATGGCAAGGACCAGAAGCTGGATGCTGATCGCCTGATCGTCTCCATCGGTCGTGTGCCGAATACCGACGGCCTGAACGGTGATGCCGTTGGCCTGAAGCTGGACGCTCGTGGTTTCGTTGAAGTTGACGGTCACTGCAAGACCAACCTGCCGGGTGTCTGGGCCATCGGCGACGTCGTTCGTGGTCCGATGCTGGCCCACAAGGCGCATGAAGAAGGCGTCATGGTTGCCGAGCTGATGGCTGGTCAGGCCGGTCACTGCAATTTCGACACCATTCCGTGGGTCATCTACACCTCGCCGGAAATCGCCTGGGTCGGCAAGACCGAGCAGCAGCTCAAGGCCGAAGGCGTGGCTTACAAGGCTGGCAAGGTGCCGTTCCTGGCCAACGGCCGGGCACTGGGCATGGGCGATCCGTCGGGCTTTGTCAAGATGCTGGCTTGCAAGGATACCGACCGTATCCTCGGCGTCCACATCATTGGTGCCAATGCCTCCGAAATCATTGCCGAAGCCGTTGTGGCCATGGAATTCGGTGGTGCTTCCGAAGATTTGGCGCGTATTTGCCACGCCCACCCGACCCTGTCGGAGACCGTGCACGAAGCGGCGCTGGCTTGTGACAAGCGCACGCTGAACTTCTAA
- the zapE gene encoding cell division protein ZapE, producing the protein MPHKKLNVAAQGMLDAYNALLDTRGYMADAAQMAAATALQSLYTNLLSFKVHRSSTFKRLLSPPKPPKGVYFWGGVGRGKSFLMDCFYDSVPYRRKRRIHFHAFMQQIHRDLEKYKGEPDPMLRLAEAIAKEVRLLCFDEFHVSDIADAMILGRLMDGLVAQGVILVMTSNYPPDMLYPNGLHRESFLPTIALLKKHLDVFEVDAGVDYRLRALEQVEIYHYPSDAAAEKKMLDYFRMVAGEEGKKGGHIEVLGRNIDTVRRGHGVIWFDFRTLCGGPRSQNDYLEIARAYHTVLLSHVPKMTLHQASEARRFTWLVDVFYDHRVKLIATADCAADDLYTEGTQASEFKRTVSRLTEMNSKEYLALPHLPSE; encoded by the coding sequence ATGCCGCATAAAAAATTGAATGTCGCCGCGCAGGGCATGCTCGATGCCTATAACGCCCTGCTTGATACCCGCGGTTACATGGCCGATGCTGCGCAGATGGCTGCAGCAACCGCATTGCAGAGCCTCTATACCAATCTGCTCTCCTTCAAGGTGCATCGCAGCAGCACTTTCAAGCGACTGCTGTCGCCGCCCAAGCCGCCGAAGGGCGTTTATTTCTGGGGCGGCGTGGGGCGCGGCAAGAGCTTCCTGATGGACTGCTTTTACGATTCAGTCCCTTATCGACGCAAGCGACGCATCCACTTTCATGCCTTCATGCAGCAGATTCATCGTGATCTGGAAAAATACAAGGGCGAACCTGATCCCATGCTGAGATTGGCTGAGGCCATCGCCAAGGAAGTTCGGCTATTGTGTTTCGACGAGTTCCACGTTTCAGATATTGCCGATGCAATGATTCTCGGCCGCCTGATGGACGGATTGGTGGCACAGGGCGTCATTCTGGTCATGACCTCCAACTATCCGCCGGACATGCTTTATCCGAACGGCCTGCATCGCGAAAGCTTCCTGCCGACCATTGCCTTGCTCAAGAAACATCTCGACGTTTTTGAGGTCGATGCTGGTGTCGACTATCGCTTGCGGGCGTTGGAGCAGGTCGAGATTTATCACTATCCATCCGATGCCGCGGCCGAAAAGAAGATGCTCGATTATTTCAGGATGGTGGCCGGTGAAGAGGGTAAAAAGGGCGGTCATATCGAGGTGCTCGGGCGGAACATCGATACAGTACGGCGCGGCCATGGCGTGATCTGGTTCGATTTTCGGACGCTTTGTGGCGGCCCGCGCTCGCAGAATGATTATCTGGAGATTGCCCGCGCCTATCACACGGTACTGCTTTCGCATGTTCCCAAGATGACCCTGCATCAGGCTTCCGAGGCGCGCCGCTTTACCTGGCTGGTCGACGTTTTCTACGACCACAGGGTCAAGCTGATTGCGACTGCCGATTGTGCCGCCGATGATCTGTACACCGAGGGTACCCAAGCCAGCGAATTCAAGCGTACGGTCAGTCGTCTGACGGAGATGAATTCGAAGGAATACCTCGCGCTGCCGCATCTTCCATCCGAGTGA
- a CDS encoding GNAT family N-acetyltransferase, with translation MSIQYLDDAEITVEAAIDLYKRSTLGERRPVDRPDIFEAMLKHANLKLSAWHDGRLVGIARSLTDFSYVAYLSDLAVDFDYQRQGIGARLIRETQSRLRPECMIVLLAAPKANDYYPKLGFENNPRGWILRGG, from the coding sequence ATGAGCATTCAATATCTGGACGATGCCGAAATTACCGTCGAGGCAGCGATCGATCTCTACAAGCGATCCACGCTTGGCGAGAGAAGGCCGGTAGATCGTCCGGATATCTTCGAAGCGATGTTGAAACATGCCAATCTGAAGCTCTCAGCCTGGCATGACGGGCGCTTGGTCGGGATTGCCCGCTCCTTGACCGATTTTTCCTATGTGGCCTATCTTTCCGATCTTGCCGTCGATTTCGACTACCAAAGGCAGGGGATTGGCGCACGCCTCATTCGTGAAACCCAAAGTCGTTTGCGGCCGGAGTGCATGATCGTTCTCCTGGCTGCTCCGAAGGCAAATGATTACTACCCGAAGCTCGGCTTTGAGAATAACCCTCGCGGATGGATACTGCGGGGAGGCTGA
- a CDS encoding chitosanase yields the protein MLTPTQKQTAQSIVNLFETGAVLGHYGNVTVIPGDTGHLTFGRSQTTLCSGNLLDLLQRYCGNDGARFGDKLSAWLPRFEAGDLSLDDDLYLHNLLRATADDPVMRETQDVFFDEVYWQPAAKAADNFGIKSALGVAVVYDSWVHGSWKALRELTNQQSGPLATIGERAWIKAYLEIRRSWLANHRRSDLHGTTYRMDAFLRLIEQGYWGLALPLVVRGEEISQATLRATPPGCYDGPQPGTRSIALQTPLARGLDVRLLQLGLSAQGVAIKADGIFGQTSANLLKRYQASVGLPANGIAAPKLISELVD from the coding sequence ATGCTAACCCCAACCCAGAAACAAACCGCCCAATCCATCGTCAATCTGTTCGAAACCGGGGCGGTACTCGGGCATTACGGCAACGTCACGGTTATTCCCGGAGACACCGGCCACCTTACCTTCGGCCGCTCGCAAACCACGCTCTGCTCAGGGAACCTGCTGGACTTGCTGCAGCGCTATTGCGGCAACGATGGCGCCCGCTTTGGCGACAAGCTATCGGCCTGGCTGCCGCGTTTTGAAGCCGGCGACCTGTCGCTCGACGATGACCTTTACCTGCACAATCTCCTGCGCGCCACCGCCGACGATCCGGTCATGCGGGAAACGCAGGATGTCTTTTTCGACGAAGTTTATTGGCAACCGGCGGCCAAAGCCGCCGACAACTTCGGCATCAAATCGGCGCTGGGTGTCGCCGTGGTCTACGACAGCTGGGTGCATGGCTCATGGAAAGCCTTGCGGGAGTTGACCAACCAGCAATCCGGCCCGCTCGCGACAATTGGTGAGCGCGCCTGGATCAAGGCCTATCTTGAGATTCGGCGTTCATGGCTGGCCAATCATCGACGCAGCGATCTGCATGGCACCACCTATCGCATGGACGCGTTTTTGCGCCTGATCGAACAAGGCTATTGGGGCTTGGCTTTGCCGCTGGTAGTTCGTGGCGAGGAAATCTCACAGGCCACGCTACGTGCAACGCCCCCGGGCTGCTACGACGGTCCGCAACCAGGAACGCGCAGCATCGCCCTGCAAACCCCACTGGCCCGCGGTCTGGACGTGCGGCTGCTGCAACTCGGGCTTTCAGCCCAAGGCGTCGCCATCAAGGCAGATGGCATCTTCGGCCAGACCAGTGCCAACTTGCTCAAACGCTATCAAGCCAGCGTTGGCCTGCCCGCCAACGGGATCGCCGCACCAAAACTGATCAGCGAACTCGTCGACTAG
- a CDS encoding O-acetylhomoserine aminocarboxypropyltransferase/cysteine synthase family protein, which translates to MKIETIAVHGGYSPDPTTKAVAVPIYQTTSYAFDSTQHGADLFDLKVAGNIYTRIMNPTQDVLEKRVAEMEGGIAALCLASGMAAITAAIQTITEAGDNIVTSSTLYGGTYNLFAHTLPQYGIEVRFADYRDPQAFEKLIDGKTKAVFCESVGNPLGNVVDFEKLAEVAHKHGVPVIVDNTVPSPYLCRPFEHGADIVVHALTKYLGGHGNSIGGIIVDSGKFPWAEHKAKFKRLNEPDVSYHGVVYTEALGPAAYIGRARVVPLRNMGAAISPFNAFLILQGIETLALRMDRICENSLKIAQFLQNHPKCSWVNYAGLPDHKDHALVQKYMGGRASGILNFGVKGGREGGGKFQDALKLVTRLVNIGDCKTLACHPASTTHRQLSPEELAKAGVSEDMIRLSVGIEHVDDLIADLDQALNAA; encoded by the coding sequence ATGAAGATCGAAACCATTGCCGTCCACGGCGGCTACTCGCCTGACCCGACCACCAAGGCCGTGGCCGTGCCGATTTACCAGACGACCTCTTACGCCTTCGACAGCACCCAGCACGGCGCCGACCTGTTCGACCTGAAGGTCGCCGGCAACATCTACACCCGCATCATGAACCCGACGCAGGACGTGCTGGAAAAGCGCGTCGCCGAAATGGAAGGCGGCATTGCCGCGCTGTGCCTGGCCTCCGGCATGGCGGCCATTACCGCCGCGATCCAGACCATCACCGAAGCCGGCGACAACATCGTCACTTCCAGCACGCTGTACGGCGGCACCTACAACCTGTTCGCCCATACCCTGCCGCAATACGGCATCGAAGTCCGCTTCGCCGACTACCGCGACCCGCAGGCTTTCGAAAAGCTGATCGACGGCAAGACCAAGGCCGTCTTCTGCGAATCCGTCGGCAACCCGCTGGGCAATGTCGTCGATTTCGAAAAGCTGGCCGAAGTCGCCCACAAGCACGGCGTACCGGTCATCGTCGACAACACCGTGCCCTCGCCCTACCTGTGCCGTCCGTTCGAGCACGGCGCCGACATCGTCGTCCATGCGCTGACCAAGTACCTCGGCGGCCACGGCAACTCCATCGGCGGCATCATCGTCGATAGCGGCAAATTCCCGTGGGCCGAGCACAAGGCCAAGTTCAAGCGCCTCAACGAGCCGGACGTCTCCTACCACGGCGTCGTCTACACCGAAGCCCTCGGCCCCGCCGCCTACATCGGCCGCGCCCGCGTCGTGCCGCTGCGCAACATGGGCGCCGCGATCAGCCCGTTCAACGCCTTCCTGATCCTGCAAGGCATCGAAACGCTGGCCCTGCGCATGGACCGTATCTGTGAAAACTCCCTGAAGATCGCCCAGTTCCTGCAGAACCATCCGAAGTGCAGCTGGGTTAACTACGCCGGCCTGCCTGACCACAAGGACCACGCGCTGGTCCAGAAGTACATGGGCGGTCGCGCTTCCGGCATCCTGAACTTCGGCGTCAAGGGTGGCCGCGAAGGTGGCGGCAAGTTCCAGGATGCCCTGAAGCTGGTCACCCGTCTGGTCAACATCGGCGACTGCAAGACCCTGGCCTGCCACCCGGCCTCGACGACGCACCGCCAGTTGTCGCCGGAAGAACTGGCCAAGGCCGGCGTTTCCGAAGACATGATCCGCCTGTCAGTCGGTATTGAGCATGTCGACGACCTGATCGCCGACCTCGATCAGGCGCTGAACGCCGCCTGA